A window of Mercenaria mercenaria strain notata chromosome 16, MADL_Memer_1, whole genome shotgun sequence contains these coding sequences:
- the LOC123543308 gene encoding uncharacterized protein LOC123543308, with protein MEGHSIYLSFIVTSVFLSTCSAASFYVVEKGDNSRAKRAISTTIKPSIVDGRDIAGVRDGSDILAKDSNPALSAVDGSDIVNKDLKADTRGIDGTDIMGVRDGTDIIPQDTNQGPAVDGTVIAGVRDGTDIIPQDSNPGQNTEGQQLSESYPNMQAHHESGTDYTSQGDYHGNENSNEGNQYDHHGEQHETTTPDPDQYETTTHDPDHYQPSGREGWHNPLIMSRPGELPPMALPMTAPEGGENPVHDMPQALALTSNPETQEHGAPVAMAQKAPPPQNGAGGTYSGFGKKGPAPSGAKKGFGVGQPTGAKPGGQRFGKRRFGGPPKAGAGVGPAKIAGPPGKPGVAGKARPPPKWGGPKPISVTDSPYKATTIHSGHAKSEHSGTKEAHGHGGAESSNPMNNLMAMQLMGGGGPGGDMFSEMMEMQKRMMRNSPQMMQQQMKMYQQMFPQMFGGGTSGEGTSGKSGEGGAMPMMPMMPMYGMGGEEGNNLPMAMAMANNMNFQSPYSQQTSQACIKDPNSPACKTAQQSMMPGMMPGMMPGMMPGMMPGMMPGMMMGETQIEGPFGEMDMEPGEMDIEGPMALHLLQRLNMPQQNVHPHHNEITLNHHVLSALQKRFGVNTTAGIQKMSTNPKFQSFMFHVLKQSTKGAPGEFHANLGKAQVDKILAGLDTSVAVNERMPPGNLDQAKLLEKPHEKGSPPGSHEAVLTLDSKTNYGDSHLPFGAQASVAQPGTFQALVQQVMGITTPAPTVVAPTVIAQTVMTGNETTTSNTSVDPNTSTNATAKNTAGAETAAVLLGLATPAPLVPAIPSALSPTGLAQQNQLLTMLAGGEVGEQGRDGERNKFGNRNEIRNKDAIPGLSQDARNRAFGKVDKNKFGSATAGTGANVDNRPIGMQEAGVFPGANQTIPVEKIQPSYSSSTAFAIAAIVLIALMIIIGPIFCMLCKMKEKRDERKRKMRALKNREVSENNIMEAMMLHEFGSSGPNSVENQAAMSPNYYKNEQTRYDTIDPEIECLNQSHPLP; from the exons ATGGAAGGACATAGTATTTATTTGAGTTTTATCGTAACAAGTGTGTTTCTTTCAACATGTAGCGCTGCTTCCTTCTATGTCGTagaaaagggagataactctcgTGCAAAACGTGctatttcaacaacaataaaaccaAGTATCGTGGATGGCAGAGACATTGCTGGGGTACGGGACGGCTCGGACATTCTGGCCAAGGACTCGAACCCAGCTCTTAGTGCAGTTGACGGCTCAGACATTGTCAATAAAGATTTAAAAGCTGATACAAGAGGTATAGATGGAACAGATATAATGGGTGTTAGAGATGGTACTGATATCATTCCTCAAGACACCAACCAAGGACCTGCTGTAGATGGCACTGTCATAGCTGGAGTACGTGATGGTACAGATATTATTCCTCAGGACTCAAACCCAGGTCAGAACACAGAAGGCCAACAATTATCTGAGTCTTACCCTAACATGCAGGCCCACCATGAATCTGGAACAGACTACACAAGCCAGGGTGATTACCACGGTAACGAGAACAGTAACGAGGGAAACCAGTATGATCACCATGGTGAACAACATGAAACAACCACACCGGATCCTGACCAGTATGAGACCACAACACATGATCCTGATCACTACCAGCCATCAGGGAGAGAAGGTTGGCATAATCCTCTTATAATGTCACGCCCAGGTGAGCTTCCTCCAATGGCATTACCAATGACTGCTCCAGAAGGTGGTGAAAATCCAGTTCATGACATGCCGCAAGCTCTTGCACTGACAAGTAATCCCGAGACACAAGAACATGGTGCACCAGTTGCAATGG ctCAAAAAGCACCTCCTCCACAGAATGGTGCAGGTGGAACATATTCTGGCTTCGGGAAGAAGGGTCCAGCTCCAAGTGGTGCCAAGAAAGGCTTTGGGGTTGGCCAACCTACAGGAGCCAAACCAGGTGGCCAAAGATTCGGCAAGAGAAGATTTGGAGGTCCCCCTAAAGCAGGAGCAGGAGTAGGGCCTGCAAAAATAGCAGGTCCACCTGGCAAACCGGGTGTAGCTGGAAAAGCTCGGCCGCCCCCTAAATGGGGTGGTCCTAAACCTATCAGTGTTACAGATTCACCATATAAAGCTACAACTATCCATAGTGGCCATGCCAAAAGTGAACACAGTGGAACAAAGGAAGCCCACGGGCATGGGGGTGCTGAAAGCTCAAACCCTATGAACAATTTGATGGCAATGCAATTAATGGGCGGTGGCGGTCCAGGTGGTGACATGTTCTCTGAGATGATGGAAATGCAGAAAAGAATGATGAGGAACAGTCCTCA aaTGATGCAGCAACAAATGAAAATGTACCAACAGATGTTTCCCCAAATGTTTGGGGGTGGGACATCAGGTGAGGGCACAAGCGGTAAATCGGGAGAGGGCGGAGCAATGCCAATGATGCCAATGATGCCTATGTATGGAATGGGAGGGGAAGAAGGAAATAATCTACCAATGGCAATGGCCATGGCAAATAACATGAACTTCCAATCTC CATACTCACAGCAAACCTCACAAGCATGTATAAAGGACCCAAACAGCCCAGCCTGTAAGACGGCACAGCAATCTATGATGCCAGGCATGATGCCCGGTATGATGCCCGGCATGATGCCAGGAATGATGCCAGGTATGATGCCAGGTATGATGATGGGTGAAACTCAGATTGAGGGACCATTTGGAGAGATGGACATGGAACCAGGCGAGATGGATATCGAAGGACCGATGGCCTTACATCTTCTTCAGCGACTTAACATGCCACAACAAAATGTTCATCCTCATCATAATGAAATAACCCTTAACCATCATGTCTTAAGTGCTCTGCAGAAGCGTTTTGGTGTCAATACCACTGCAGGAATACAGAAGATGTCAACAAATCCGAAGTTTCAGTCTTTCATGTTTCATGTTTTGAAGCAGTCGACTAAAGGTGCTCCAGGAGAGTTCCATGCAAATCTAGGAAAGGCTCAGGTGGATAAAATTCTAGCTGGACTCGACACAAGTGTTGCAGTTAATGAGAGAATGCCACCAGGCAATCTAGATCAGGCAAAACTCCTTGAGAAACCACATGAAAAAGGATCACCCCCAGGTTCACATGAGGCTGTGCTAACCCTGGACAGCAAAACAAACTATGGGGACAGTCATTTACCTTTTGGAGCACAAGCCTCTGTTGCACAGCCAGGTACCTTCCAAGCTTTAGTTCAACAGGTGATGGGCATTACCACACCAGCACCTACAGTCGTTGCACCTACAGTTATTGCGCAGACAGTCATGACTGGAAACGAGACAACTACCAGTAACACTTCAGTGGATCCAAATACCAGTACCAATGCAACCGCGAAAAATACCGCTGGAGCTGAAACTGCTGCTGTGCTTCTAGGTTTGGCTACACCAGCTCCTCTTGTACCTGCAATTCCTTCAGCTCTAAGCCCTACTGGACTCGCTCAGCAAAATCAGCTTCTCACAATGTTAGCTGGAGGTGAAGTTGGAGAACAAGGCCGTGACGGTGAAAGAAATAAATTTGGAAACAGGAACGAAATCAGAAATAAAGACGCAATTCCGGGACTTTCTCAAGATGCTAGAAACAGAGCGTTCGGCAAAGTTGACAAAAACAAGTTTGGCAGCGCAACTGCTGGAACTGGTGCAAATGTTGACAATCGGCCAATCGGAATGCAGGAAGCTGGAGTATTTCCTGGAGCGAATCAGACAATTCCAGTGGAAAAGATACAACCAAGTTACAGTTCATCAACAGCGTTTGCAATTGCTGCCATTGTGCTAATTGCCCTAATGATCATAATTGGACCCATCTTCTGTATGCTGTGTAAAATGAAAGAGAAACGCGACGAGCGAAAGAGAAAAATGAGGGCATTGAAAAATCGAGAAGTATCCGAAAACAACATCATGGAAGCCATGATGCTACACGAGTTTGGCTCCTCTGGGCCAAATTCAGTTGAAAACCAGGCTGCAATGTCTCCGAACTATTACAAGAATGAGCAAACACGTTATGACACTATCGATCCTGAAATTGAGTGCTTAAATCAAAGCCATCCGCTTCCTTAA